A part of Dasypus novemcinctus isolate mDasNov1 chromosome 5, mDasNov1.1.hap2, whole genome shotgun sequence genomic DNA contains:
- the GARIN1A gene encoding Golgi-associated RAB2 interactor protein 1A, whose amino-acid sequence MSKIRGLPPEVREPGPGVELGVENGLLCQLIHSPEYNLFPDSAVFESNFTQVTKPGNWMDVFEGSTTVVLGVTSSVPCLPLPNVLLMANITWPQGPFSTWSKPGDAPVITLRRILPLKYVELQICDRLQRILRVRTVTEKIYYFKLHEKHPEAVFQFWIRLVKILQKGLSITTKDPRIQFTHCLVPKTSTDTTPESSLSPSSQPSESLLLLAAEQTNDNLLQFSEQPSVTTARHTKITTEKDNSNSNKTPSETASPISLNIPMRATLSHSLWEQENSGEPAIETPVASALGDNFWGP is encoded by the exons ATGAGCAAAATTAGGGGCCTCCCACCTGAGGTCAGGGAACCAGGCCCTGGAGTGGAACTTGGGGTAGAAAATGGCCTTCTTTGTCAACTGATTCATTCTCCAGAATACAACTTGTTCCCTGACTCGGCGGTATTTGAAAGCAACTTCACCCAG GTCACCAAGCCCGGGAACTGGATGGATGTCTTTGAAGGGTCTACCACCGTGGTCCTCGGGGTGACCTCCTCCGTGCCCTGCCTGCCACTACCCAACGTCCTCCTGATGGCCAACATCACCTGGCCCCAGGGTCCATTTTCCACCTGGAGTAAGCCTGGTGATGCCCCAGTCATCACCCTCAGAAG GATTCTCCCCCTGAAGTACGTAGAGCTCCAAATCTGTGACCGGCTCCAACGCATCCTGAGGGTCAGGACCGTGACAGAGAAGATCTACTACTTTAAGCTCCACGAAAAACACCCAGAGGCTGTGTTTCAGTTTTGGATTCGCTTGGTGAAAATTCTGCAGAAAGGTCTGTCCATCACTACCAAAGACCCAAGAATCCAATTCACTCACTGCCTGGTACCCAAGACGTCCACAGATACAACG CCTGAAAGCAGCCTCTCGCCATCTTCCCAGCCCAGCGAAAGCCTCCTGCTGCTGGCAGCTGAGCAAACCAATGACAATTTGTTGCAATTCTCAGAACAACCCAGCGTGACAACAGCCAG ACATACCAAGATCACCACTGAAAAGGACAATTCCAACAGCAACAAGACACCCTCAGAAACGGCAAGTCCGATCAGTCTAAATATACCCATGAGAGCCaccttgagccacagcctctggGAACAAGAGAACTCCGGAGAGCCCGCCATCGAGACGCCTGTAGCCAGTGCGCTAGGAGACAACTTTTGGGGGCCCTAG